TGCATTATAGGTTAATATAcccaaataaaatgtaaatataatgagGATACTAGAGGGATTGAAATCACAGTAAAATAGGCAAATTTACTGTCTCTCCAAGAGACATTATTCAGTCTATCTTGCAAATTGTCTATCCTGGTCACATAAAATATACCCTGAGTATTTCATTACTTCATACTTGTAGGCCTTTCCTGCTCATCTACCAATCTGAGAATAAAGagcaagcacttattatatgttCCTAAAACAGAATTAAAGTCTTATTTTTCTATAAGGCCAACATAAATGCCCACTTATAGGATATGGGCATTCTCCCACTTAATGTCCCACTactgatcaggaaaaaaaaaaataggaaaaaaaaagttcttaccAACAATTCCACTGGTTATCGTCCCCAGCGAACCCCACCTAGCAAGTCGACATCATGACATGTCAGGTCAGGGCAGCCTCAACCTCGCTTCCCTGATAGTCAGGTGATAAAAGGAAGGAGTTAAAACAGGAAAAGTACACTTGCAGATTTCTGGATAACAtctgaaaatgattaaaaaacaaaaacaaaacaaaaaacccagagcTTCTGGTAAcctctaaataaatatatacatatatatatgtatgtacattttaaaataaaaaaacttctacAAAGATTAACAGTAACTacttcaaattaaatatttacatttaaattactgACCCAAACATTATATAAGCAATGTTTTTAAAGCTTggtatttacatttgaaaaataaaaactaatcagCAAACTTCTAATGCAAAAGTAAACATGTATGGTTAATGTATTTGTCATTCGGATTCTCTAGGCAGTCACCCAATCATGGCTTACTCAGAACAACTAAGTTAACAGAAGCTCTCATTCTTAGAGAAACATAAACACACTTATAAATCCAGTGCACTCTTTCTATAAGGCTTTTTCATGGCTCCTTACTTAAGAGACtccacataataaaggacatCACTAATATTAGCATTTCTTCCACATACtttgattggttttctttaaGATTACTGGATAGATAGCTCAGTGTAATAAAATTCTCTTTagaaaatcaaaacagcaaaTTTAACATAATTAGAAATCTTTATAATTGACAAGAGCCTTATAGCAAGTATTTACTGGAAGTGTTTGGTTTTACAAATAATacacaattaataaaatgtaggTATGATTATCCAAATGGGCAGGAGGCAAATGATGTAATGAGTTTCAAGAATATTATATGGCTTTACGCTAAGAATGGAATTTTATATCCCTTctcttggaatttaaaatatgtatactttGTTTTGATGCATgctgacctttttaaaaaaagagggttGGTCTAAGTTAGATTCCAAAgtcaaatgagagaaaaattatttactaACAGAAAGCATTGGGCTTTCTTATGCAGAATAACCTCAGTAactatgaaaactgaaaaataattaggCTGAactcctttgtttaaaaaaactaactACAGAACCATAGTAACTTCATTTCTGTACCAATTGACCAAATAAACTTGGATTTATTAGAAATCTGGCAACTTATTAgaacatttttgctttttaaaaattaaaacaccgtcatataaatacatacatttaagcAACTGCTATAAATGAGTGATCAAATAAAAATTAGCATTCCATTATGGGGAAGGGGTATATTTATGCCAATCTCAGGAGGGTACCTACAAAGAAATCTATCTCAGTATAAAGTAAATTATTTCCTAACACACATTATAGCAGGCTAATAAATTAAACCAAATGAATTAGGTTGGAGGAAAAAAGATAAGCAGAGTGCAGAAAATCAGATTTCCCAGAACTCAAATTTgtgccaattaaaaaaaacaaaacaaaacaaaaaaacaaactctaaTGCAAACCTAGAACAAAGACCTCCCTCAGTTGACattttttcagatttatattaTTAGATTATTAGATTTTTGTGAAAAGTTAAGCTctgaatctatttttttctgaatgctgCTGCTACGACGTTTACAAGCTATCAACAAGGGGAAAGCTCTCAAGTGAGATCTAATGTTTATAAAGTTACATTTTACTGCTAAGTAGACACAAAAAACCTATTAAGCAGTATTAGAGGAACATTTCTACCAATATAGTTAGTTGGtgagaataaaatgtaatttgcaATTAAAGAAAAGGATTTAAAGTATGGAACACAAGTTTTGTTCTTATGTTTTTGCCAgggcttatattttaaaatgagcgGGGAAAGCACAGTAAGTTACTTTCAGAATCACTTCTAAGTCCTAATTTTCTTCACGACAACTTTATGGCTGGTaccatataatttttaagaaatacaaacaactcaaattttatttgtagacaccctttcttctttccagaaAAATTGGGGTTTTATTCCAGTCTAATTTAGATATAAAATTATAGCCTCAAGTTGTATGTTCAAAGTTTAAAAGCAGTATTTAACGAATGTTTGGTGTCTTTATTTTCATAcatgggcattttaaaaaaaaaaagaaagaaaaaactggatCTAAGCCTTACCAAATAAGATACCCATGTTGACCTGAAACTACTGTAAGATGGACTATAGAATTCCTTTATtagtttataaaaacaaaataggacTATTAATAAGGCCAGTTAACTTACTGTAGTATGTAAGCAGCGcacatttaaagagaaataagatATGCTGACTTTCATCAGCAAATATTGATTTTCTTACTCAAAATCAAAAAGCCTATGAAATCCAAAATATAATCTAACCAAACTCTCAAACAATTAAGTGGCTTGTGATTTTGAAATCTAATACTGATGTTATAATAGACACCAAAAAGGAACAAGACACAGAGGTGTGTTTGTTTGAACTATTTCCCAATGgctttttataattcaaaaacaTTTAGACCCACCTAAGAACAAAACGAAAGGGAAAATTTGGGGTAATTTGAAAAGTGATCCAGACTTTTCTGCACTGTGAAGTTTGGATTCTTTTGTTCCTCTTATTCTCAAGTAAAAAGGTCATTACCATAACTCAGAATTTCTacaggaaaacagggaaagaggTGTTATGACTCGGCCAACAAAAACTTTAGCCATTagagatagtaaaaaaaaaaagtgttaacagaaaatcagaaatatgTTTTACTAGATATTTTTAATCCTCTCTAATAAGGCATGTGTGTTTCAAAGCAAATTTACATAGCAATAGAAAAGTATATTCCTAAACCAGTAACTAAAGTGGTAGTCCCGATCGTGTACACTAAAACTAGTTTAGTCCGCAGTGCAATTGACGCCACAGTACtaacattttttcctgttacaTACATTCACTTTTCCAGCAAATAATGTCTTCAGACAACAATTATCCTTTACAGAAAGAATGTGGGTCAAAATAAATTGCAGTCTGCTTCCTTAAGCCCACTGTATTTACACATATTATCCAATGCCTGCCAAGAATGTTCAAAAGCCTTTGaacctgtttttataaaaataaaaaaatgcaataaaaaaaaaaaaaaaaaacaaaaaaaaaataaaggataaaatttcaaaattagatGAGACTATGAGAGAACACCAATCAATAAAGTGCTATTTGGAATAAATACTAGAATTTAGACTATTCCTCAGTCTGATAGCCACAATACATATTGGAATAGACAAGAAATTTTGCATGAATTTGATCACTCACATAGGCAGTTATAGTTTGAAAACAATATTTCTTGCAAGGATTAcgaataaaataatgttttaggaCACAATTGAATTTGAAATAGGTGATGTTTTGAAtagattttgagttttttgaaaTCTTACatgaacaagaaattggaaatacaATCACATCAAAGAACAAATTGTCACGGCTTTGACGTTTAAGCCAAACAAATTTTGTAGGGCAGATTTCAAAAAGGTGTGAagttataacaatttaaaaacacagttaacCTACTTCTAGGAATGCAAAACATACAATCATAGGTTATTTTCAATACAAGAAAACTTAAATTTGTttgctttaatttcttaaaactaCTAAGACAAAGCACtagcttgtatttttatttacagcaTACTCCATACTCCTATGTAGTCTATCTCaaatccaaaaaatgaaactgtccaAAACCAAAGGTTCTGCAAAATCATGATTTAACAGTGTGCTCAGCTTGTTTTGAAGCTAAAATGAAGCCTGAAACGATAAAAGCATTGTAATCCCCAGAATAAGGGAACTCTGCAAGCCCAATAATGTCCAAGAGCAtttatgaaaagaggaaaaaaataaaaagacttgaATATATACACAATAGTGATTTCTTCAGCCCAATACAAATGGCAGCAAATTGCTACTTAAAGATGAAACAGTTAAGccaattttttttgaagaatgtaGTAGATCTAGAGCCAATCGTGTCTTGCCAATATCATTTTCAAGCCCTCACTTGTCTATTTCCACTGTTGCCCATAAGTATCCTGATAAAATTCTTGGTTGTCATTATTGTAACCATAGTTACCGGAATAGTCACCACCTTGCTGAAGCGGCTGCTGAGCGATGGGTTGGGAACCCCAGTTCTGTTGGTTGTTGGTCTGACGGCGCTTGGAATCAGGTTGGTTGTACccatctgcctttctcttgccTCCTACATTGCCCCCACGATTGCCCCGAGCTCCACGGGAACCACGGCCTCTCTGCTGTTGTGCAGGACCCCCTCTGCCACCCCTAGAGCCTCTTGGTGGTCCCAAAGGTGCCCCCCTCTGTGAATAGCCAGCTCTACCTCTTGGAGGTGGTGCTCCCCGCCCCCTTGGTGGTGGTGGAGCACCTcgccctccccttcctcctcctcttcctcttacTGCATAGCCATCATCATAGCCGTAGTAGGGATCTTCATAGCCTCCACGATAGTCGTGATAATCATAACCATAGTAATCATCATAGTAATCTTCATAGCCATAGTAATCTGGAGGGTAGCCATATccacctctccccccaccacgACCTCGACCTCTAATTGGAGGTGGCATTCGAGGAGGAGGGTGATAGTAATAATCTTCATACCTAACaatggagggaaaggagaaaaaaacaaattagtttAAAACTCTtcgctggattgggagtaaaaaggagaaaactgtaattgaacaatgattaaaataaaattaaaaaaaaaaaaaaaaaaaaaaaaaaaacctcttcctGCTTTCGTTTTATTAACCTGATCTCTGCTATCAAATTATTCTCTGTTCaaagatgtatttattaaaaCGCAGACTCACGCAGTACTTCTGGAGGCCTGTCTAGCAGCTTGGcgttctttccttttcttgtctggtgGCTTGGCTAAGACTATTTCAATTTCTTCCCCTTCTATTTCTTTGCCATTCATTTCATCCATGGCCtatacaaaattagaaaaataaatttattttacaattaacaGTACTTTAAAACGTAACTACATAAACATATCTGTGCCAATTTATACACTAATAAacaatttacttaaatattttagttaGCAAAAGAAGAACCTAGTAACAAAGTAAAAACCACAAAGACAGTACTTGTGGCCCTAgctggggagctcagttggttagaacgtcGTCCCTACATGTCGACGCTGCAgttctgatccccagtcagggcacatacaagagacaaccaatgaatgaataaataagtggaacaaatcaatgttttcttctctctctctctccccacccccttccttctctcttgtaACAAAACTACATTAAGAACAAAACTGATGCTCTACTATTCTATTTAAACAGGTAAAGAGCTGCCTGTTGCTGTTCCTTCATCCCAAATTACTAACTCTTCAAGTTCAGCCATATCAAAGAAGCAAATCTATATATGGGGAAAATGTCATTATCACAAACTTTTTAGGATTCACATTTTCAAATGAACATATGGTATTCAACACACAGGTCTTACACTGTTCTtgcataaaaattttaagaatttgcaACACAAATGAAGTTACTGAATGAGGTTGGCAGTGAAATGCATCTTGAAAttgaccaaaaaacaaaacacccctgCATACacgcaaaacaaacaaaacaaaaaattaaaaaccacccTAGGTTTTCTTTGTAACACTTAACCTTGAACATGCTTTGCCTAAAAAGTTAAAAGCATGAGCCCAGAAAAGGCCTGGCCTAATGAGAGCCTCACGTACTCATCTAGAAGACAGTAATCAAAAGCATACTATGCTCAgtcctttgttttcattgtgcCACCTAACAGCCTCTGCCATACTTCAAGGTTCAGATAACTTAAGCAACAAAATATTACCTCCTCACCACTGCTCTTCTATTTCCCTTTACAACCATTCCTTCTCTGGGCATACATAAATGCTCATCTGTAAAGAACACTTAGTGATTTACAAGTATCCAAACAAAGATTAAATCCATCCTTTTCTAGGCActaattttctccctttaccACCTTAACTTTTGGCTACTTTCACTGAAGAAACTAAATGAGGCTCCAGAAGCTTCCTGGTATAAACAAAAGAATAGAGCATCTACTCTTACCTGGCCATAGTGAAGAATATGATTCCCAGTTGCTAAgctgaaaattttataatttcctaGACTTATTTGACAAACCACCCTACCAGTTCTTACACTACCAGTTATTAATATCAACTGGATTAAAGGACTATTTAGAACATATAAACTTATTAATTATCAGTGTTAATACCATCGGCAATTTCAGAAAGCATACATTAAATTCTGTACTAAGCTGTGAATTGTATAATACTGTCTGATTAATAGCTGCCATCAAAAAGCAAACCAATGAATTCTAACTAGTCAAGGATTCTTCTATAACGCAAATTTAAAAGCAGTACCCTGGACAAGAAAAACTGCTCCACCAAGAAGTGGCACCATTCCACCAATAGAACATGTAGAAAAAGAACCAAGCCTTAGTCATTTATTTGGATCCACCTccccaatttaagaaaaaagtgcTTTAATTAGTGTCGCCGCCCCCCCACTGccaaaggagagagaacaaaaggaaaaagaaactggaaacttCACGCATCAAAAATGGTGCTGATCCATTATTAATAGAAAGCAGCAGAGCATACTTTTCTCATTACTATAATCAAAGAATTAATCAATCAACTACTTTGTGCAAGAAGTATCTCTAACAATGATCAAAACCTGTAAAACATATTCAACGCAATTAGAATTCTATAATGACTAAAGGCAGACAAAACCATGAAGAACTAACCATTCCCTCAGAACACAGCTACTGAATTAAATATGTAGTTACTGTATGAAAAGTCACATACACTACTCAAATTCTTTCAAAGGTCCACAATCCAAAGTAAACAAAGAAGCTATAATACATTCATTACCTGTTTAGTACTTATAGCAGCTAATTACTATACCGTGTAATAGTCCAAGCACTATGCTATCAAAGTTTAGACTTAGCCAGACTGGTCAGGGCAGTAATAATCAGGCTTTGAAACAGGGAGTCTTCCCTATTATTACACTACCACCACTTCACAAAGATTATTAAAGAAAAGTTCCAGTGTTTGGCAAAGCTGAAAAccaattttatttcagtttttaaagtcactttatATGTTTATTAAGTTTTAACAGATTTCAAATATCAATattaacaaaatttcaaaatgtctACCTTAACAGCTGCTCCTCTGTCttcaaaatgaacaaatgcataATCTTTCAACTTCTTCACCCTTTCAAGTTTTCCAAATTCAGAAAATGACTTTTCCAGTATTTCTTCTGTCACTGTAGTAGCCAAGTTTCTCACAAATAAAACTTTCACCTGAAACAACAAATACACAAAACCGGCATTAGCTAGTCAATTTTAGCTGGTCTCACATTCAAGTTCTTCTAGCTTCATGGCAGAGGCTTCTTCCCTCTGAAACACTGAGTGCTAGAAGCACTACCACAGAAGGTATAAAACTGCCAACAGAATGATTCTAACTAGTTACCAATTTATATAAACACTGATTCTTTCTCCTGTCCTATCATTAAagtatcttttgttttttccctagAATTGGAGAggctgattctaaagtttatacaaaaaaataaacaagcaagaatAGCCAGGAAAAAGATAAGAATGCAATTTAGAGACTAGCCCTGCCAGATATAACAAACCCTAACGCTTAAATCATTGAATCTGGTTAATGAAAAAAGCTAGATAgtatctctaaaaaaaataataaaaaaaagaggctGGATCCATATCTCATACTATACACCAGGATAAACTCCAAATagaccggggggcgggggggggggggagggaccaaggatggtggggaagggggaaactGGAAAGTATTGGAAGATGTTTTATAAATACCACTGGGGAAGACTTTGTGATGGAAACAAAGGAGTTATACCATAAATGGCCCTTAAACATAGTAAAAACTTAAAACTCATGCACATTAGAGAAAAAAGTCTTAATGGCTTTGAAACATCATTACATTATCAAACTGCCAAAATCCAAAAGTTTAACCATTTGCTCATTATTTTGAGAAGGATGGGAAAAAATAGGCCTCTTGTATTTTGCTGGTAGGAGGGTAAAACCATCCACGTCCCAAAGAAGGGAACATGGTAACGTTAGTAATAACTGATGCATTTATCCTTTGACACACAATTCTATCCCTAGGAATCTACCTACAGATATAGCTGCACTTGTTATCAACTGACATGACACAAGCTTATTCATTACAGAAATAACCCAAAAGATTACCAACAACCCAATGTCCAGCTGCTTGAATATGCTATGATACATCCACAGAATAAAATGTTATGTAACCACAAAACATGAAGAGATCTGAGAGCCGACATGGAGGATACATGTTGGTAATACATTTTCTTCATCTCAGAAATAGGAATCCAACTTATAGGCAATGTGACAGGCAAGCACTATATCATAGTTTAAGTggcaatgttttataatttcttagtGGTACATATAAGAATGGAAATACCTTCATTAGAGTTTTATGAAATAGAatggtaaataaaacaaatataaatcagTGAAAAAGTTAAATTACCAGCAACCACTTGCGTAAAAAGCAGGGAAAGTAAGAATATAACTCATATTTGCCTGTATTTGCCCAAGGAAACACTAAGGGATAAACCAGAGACTTCTAAAACTGGATGCCTACAAGGACCAACGGGGATATGGCAAATGGGGCTGGGGTAGAAGTGGGACTTCTCTGTCTATAcctttctataaaatttttatttctgagctaAGGAAATATATTACCtattcaaacaaaaaaatgaacaaaaaatgaacaTATCCACTGAACAAATTGCTGCCTGAGGTTAAGAGCTATATGAATAAAAAGGATTTGAGGTGAAGATCTTTAATTCAATGGGtgaaaaacattaacattttccACCTCTACCCCCTTATTTTTCTCAGTGTGGTCAATACTGAAGTACAACTACATCAGACAAGCCtctactgatttcttttttttaactcaacatagatcagttattattttttagataaaactataacataatatataacaattacttgttaaaaaaattaaaatttttatatagcaCTTGTACTATATAAAACTTACTTGTGTTAAgaggccctggatggtgtagctcagtggattgagcatgggcctgcaaaccaaagggttgctggttcgattcccagtcagagcacatgcctgagttgtgggccagatccccagtaggggatgtgcaagacacaaccacacattgatgtttctctccctctctcctttccttcccctctctataaatataaaaataaataaaatttttttaaaaattgtgttaagagccctggctggtgtggctcagtggatcaagtgctggcctgagaatcaaagagtcactggttcaattcccagtcagggcacatgcctgggttgcaggccaggtccccagtggggagtgcatgagaggcaaccacacattgatgtttccctccctttctccttcctttcccctctctctaaaaataaataaaatcttttaaaaaaagttgtgttaagaaaatacatttaggCCCTTAGATTCTGTTTGACTTTAAACTGACCCAATTTGGCAAAAGATCTTCAATAAATTATAACAGTGATAGAGTGAAGTAACAGCAGAAGCtttattctactgtgtaaattcCCCTctcatttgaaaacaataaaggaGTCTGTATTACCCAATTAAGTTTATTCAATTGGTATTGTTCAAGTTTATAGAGGCTGTCTATTCATTCTGAAATTTGTTTCTAATGCAGGAAGAGAACAGTAAATCTTGAGATTTTCTAACCCTATAAAAAGATTTAGGATAAAATCCAATGTGAAAGGTTACCAGAGTATGAAAAGTGGCTGATAAGCAAATTAGTAGCTTTTAGATTTTCTGGGGATTTGGTTCCCCTCTTATATTGTGTAATACATCTATCACACTACTTTTAATATGTCTTTATAGGATAAGCACTGCAGGATACACCCAGTTTCTACAAGGCAGATTCAAAGTTCTAAGGGATCCAAAGATACTTATGCAATCCTAATAAAATAGATGACATTCAAATTCAAAAAGTTTGTCCAAAGTCACAACTGGATTAGAAGAACATGTGAAACTGAAATTAAgctagtaaaaaataaatataaacaaatcagGGCTATTTAAATTCCCAGTTCCTTTCCTTGACACCATCTATTCAAGGAATATGTTAAAAAGGTACTGAGCAACACATGCGAGAGCCTCTGGTTTGTTCTCAATGGACCTTCTCTGCTTAATACAAAGATATTTTTGCCTACAAAAACTTTACCATACTAATATAAACTGGGGCTCTCCTCCAAATTAATCAGAATGAGGACTGTCTCCTCAGAACCCAGAGGAAAAGACTTCTCATCGCGAAGAATCCAATCACTAATTTATGACCGTCCGTAGAGTAGCTGCCTCCCTGAGAAAAGACATATTCCAAGACACTCAAAACACTTGCTAAAGGCAGCAGAGATGCAGCTCTGATGAGTCCCCTCAATCTCAGGGCTCAACCGAAGAAAACCCTGAGAATCAGGATTCATGGGTCCGTCAGTTACTAGACAAAGATCTTGGCAATGCAAGCACAGAGGAAAATGAGGTCCCTCTGCAGGACTTGCTATGTGTATTCTGCCATTACCATTTAACAGCAAACATGACAACACTTTGCCTTTCTTCACAGGGATAATACCCAAAGGAAGcttggtaattaaaaaaagaaaaacattaaataagagaaaaattagctacaaatctaaataaaatgaTTCACCGTCCTTTAATAAAAGTCATGCTGTGGTTAATGAAGATTTTAATTCATAATCTCCAAAACTTTACCTCTCTTCAGTAAGaccttgtctttttaatttttttaaatctgtttatgCCTCCTAATGGCCAGCACTAAACAAATTCTCAGCGTGTATAAAAATACTTAATGGAAGAgatttcatttcagttaatggTTAATGGAAGTTCTTGGATACCAAGATAGGCTGTAAGTTTGGTGTTAAAGCAGGTCCTTGCCTAAATAGTTAAGATCAAGAGctataatttataaaactcaaaactTTAAGATTCATTCTgagtataaaatttaaatgatgaccgcactcccctcccacccactccctcccccgCCACACCAATTGCATTTACCTTAGCCATGACTTCTGGATCTGGTTCTTCCACAGGGTCAGCCCATTCAACTGTAACTACATTTCCCCATACTTTTACTTTTCCGCTCATCAGCCGGCGTCTGGCTTGTGCTGCTGACTTGTGATCCTCATATTCAAGGAAGCAGAACCCCCGATTCTTCTTTTTGTCATCGGGTTGATGATAGAGAATAACGTCCACCAAACCCTCTGTTAAACCAACAGCCAGATATATAAGCCAAAAGCATCCACCACACATCTAGTGATTAGGCAGACCTAAATCCACTTGccgaaaggcaaaaaaaaaataactgaggaAGCCTCCAAATGATTCACTAATTACCTAATACAATTAAATCAGCATTATTAGATATGAGGTTTAAGACAGTATTTTAATGTTCCCTTTTAATTTGGGGGGGGTCATAAAGATATAGCCATAAACAAACAGGTACAACTACTGCATTATGACATAATATTCTACAGTGTTTCAGTGTTTGACATGACCTTATGATTTATGAAAATACTACcaaggaacttaaaaaaatcaaattattgatATAAATGCAAGAGAACTAACATTAGACAAATAATTATGACCAAAAAGTTTCCTTGGATGTAACTTAAAAGTTGTTTTACcaagaatgaaaataattgcTAAATACGGGGATTCTTCTGATCTTAGTCCTATGCCCTCATCTTTCCATATATGCACTTTCTGGGTAACATCAGCTAGTTTCTACTCTTAAATACTATCTTTATccttggcctggctggtgtggctctgtgggctgagtgccggcctgcgaaccaaaaggttgctggtttgatttcagATCAAGGCACGTGCTTAGGTTGCAGGCTAAGTCTCCAGTTggaggcctgtgagaggcagc
This Phyllostomus discolor isolate MPI-MPIP mPhyDis1 chromosome 5, mPhyDis1.pri.v3, whole genome shotgun sequence DNA region includes the following protein-coding sequences:
- the HNRNPR gene encoding heterogeneous nuclear ribonucleoprotein R isoform X1, which gives rise to MANQVNGNAVQLKEEEEPMDTSSVTHTEHYKTLIEAGLPQKVAERLDEIFQTGLVAYVDLDERAIDALREFNEEGALSVLQQFKESDLSHVQNKSAFLCGVMKTYRQREKQGSKVQESTKGPDEAKIKALLERTGYTLDVTTGQRKYGGPPPDSVYSGTQPGIGTEVFVGKIPRDLYEDELVPLFEKAGPIWDLRLMMDPLSGQNRGYAFITFCGKEAAQEAVKLCDSYEIRPGKHLGVCISVANNRLFVGSIPKNKTKENILEEFSKVTGLTEGLVDVILYHQPDDKKKNRGFCFLEYEDHKSAAQARRRLMSGKVKVWGNVVTVEWADPVEEPDPEVMAKVKVLFVRNLATTVTEEILEKSFSEFGKLERVKKLKDYAFVHFEDRGAAVKAMDEMNGKEIEGEEIEIVLAKPPDKKRKERQAARQASRSTAYEDYYYHPPPRMPPPIRGRGRGGGRGGYGYPPDYYGYEDYYDDYYGYDYHDYRGGYEDPYYGYDDGYAVRGRGGGRGGRGAPPPPRGRGAPPPRGRAGYSQRGAPLGPPRGSRGGRGGPAQQQRGRGSRGARGNRGGNVGGKRKADGYNQPDSKRRQTNNQQNWGSQPIAQQPLQQGGDYSGNYGYNNDNQEFYQDTYGQQWK
- the HNRNPR gene encoding heterogeneous nuclear ribonucleoprotein R isoform X2 produces the protein MANQVNGNAVQLKEEEEPMDTSSVTHTEHYKTLIEAGLPQKVAERLDEIFQTGLVAYVDLDERAIDALREFNEEGALSVLQQFKESDLSHVQNKSAFLCGVMKTYRQREKQGSKVQESTKGPDEAKIKALLERTGYTLDVTTGQRKYGGPPPDSVYSGTQPGIGTEVFVGKIPRDLYEDELVPLFEKAGPIWDLRLMMDPLSGQNRGYAFITFCGKEAAQEAVKLCDSYEIRPGKHLGVCISVANNRLFVGSIPKNKTKENILEEFSKVTEGLVDVILYHQPDDKKKNRGFCFLEYEDHKSAAQARRRLMSGKVKVWGNVVTVEWADPVEEPDPEVMAKVKVLFVRNLATTVTEEILEKSFSEFGKLERVKKLKDYAFVHFEDRGAAVKAMDEMNGKEIEGEEIEIVLAKPPDKKRKERQAARQASRSTAYEDYYYHPPPRMPPPIRGRGRGGGRGGYGYPPDYYGYEDYYDDYYGYDYHDYRGGYEDPYYGYDDGYAVRGRGGGRGGRGAPPPPRGRGAPPPRGRAGYSQRGAPLGPPRGSRGGRGGPAQQQRGRGSRGARGNRGGNVGGKRKADGYNQPDSKRRQTNNQQNWGSQPIAQQPLQQGGDYSGNYGYNNDNQEFYQDTYGQQWK
- the HNRNPR gene encoding heterogeneous nuclear ribonucleoprotein R isoform X4, which encodes MKTYRQREKQGSKVQESTKGPDEAKIKALLERTGYTLDVTTGQRKYGGPPPDSVYSGTQPGIGTEVFVGKIPRDLYEDELVPLFEKAGPIWDLRLMMDPLSGQNRGYAFITFCGKEAAQEAVKLCDSYEIRPGKHLGVCISVANNRLFVGSIPKNKTKENILEEFSKVTEGLVDVILYHQPDDKKKNRGFCFLEYEDHKSAAQARRRLMSGKVKVWGNVVTVEWADPVEEPDPEVMAKVKVLFVRNLATTVTEEILEKSFSEFGKLERVKKLKDYAFVHFEDRGAAVKAMDEMNGKEIEGEEIEIVLAKPPDKKRKERQAARQASRSTAYEDYYYHPPPRMPPPIRGRGRGGGRGGYGYPPDYYGYEDYYDDYYGYDYHDYRGGYEDPYYGYDDGYAVRGRGGGRGGRGAPPPPRGRGAPPPRGRAGYSQRGAPLGPPRGSRGGRGGPAQQQRGRGSRGARGNRGGNVGGKRKADGYNQPDSKRRQTNNQQNWGSQPIAQQPLQQGGDYSGNYGYNNDNQEFYQDTYGQQWK
- the HNRNPR gene encoding heterogeneous nuclear ribonucleoprotein R isoform X3 gives rise to the protein MKTYRQREKQGSKVQESTKGPDEAKIKALLERTGYTLDVTTGQRKYGGPPPDSVYSGTQPGIGTEVFVGKIPRDLYEDELVPLFEKAGPIWDLRLMMDPLSGQNRGYAFITFCGKEAAQEAVKLCDSYEIRPGKHLGVCISVANNRLFVGSIPKNKTKENILEEFSKVTGLTEGLVDVILYHQPDDKKKNRGFCFLEYEDHKSAAQARRRLMSGKVKVWGNVVTVEWADPVEEPDPEVMAKVKVLFVRNLATTVTEEILEKSFSEFGKLERVKKLKDYAFVHFEDRGAAVKAMDEMNGKEIEGEEIEIVLAKPPDKKRKERQAARQASRSTAYEDYYYHPPPRMPPPIRGRGRGGGRGGYGYPPDYYGYEDYYDDYYGYDYHDYRGGYEDPYYGYDDGYAVRGRGGGRGGRGAPPPPRGRGAPPPRGRAGYSQRGAPLGPPRGSRGGRGGPAQQQRGRGSRGARGNRGGNVGGKRKADGYNQPDSKRRQTNNQQNWGSQPIAQQPLQQGGDYSGNYGYNNDNQEFYQDTYGQQWK